The sequence GGCTTTCGCCGCCGGAAATTGCAGGTTGAGCGTCAGTTTGGGCGCGCGGGTCATGCGATGGGCTGGGTCTGGTTTGGCTGTTGCGTTTTTTTGTTCGCGTGGGGATCAGCGGCCGTCGGGCTGGTGATGATCGTCCTTGTGCGAGTGCGCGTCGTACGCTTCGACGATGCGCGCGACGAGCGGATGCCGCACCACGTCCGCGCTCGTGAAGCGCGTGAGCGCGATGCCGCGCACGTTCGCGAGCACCTGCTGTGCTTCGATGAGCCCGCTCTTGTGCCCGCGCGGCAAGTCGATCTGCGTCGTGTCGCCGGTGACGACCGCCTTCGAGCCGAAACCGATACGCGTCAAGAACATCTTCATCTGCTCGGGCGTCGTGTTCTGCGCCTCGTCGAGAATGATGAACGCGTGATTAAGCGTGCGGCCGCGCATGTACGCGAGCGGCGCGATCTCGATCATCTGGCGCTCGAACATCTTCGCGGTCTTGTCGAAGCCGAGCAGGTCATACAAGGCGTCGTAGAGCGGACGCAGATACGGATCGACCTTTTGCGCGAGATCGCCCGGCAAGAAGCCGAGCCGTTCGCCCGCTTCGACGGCCGGACGCGTGAGCACGATGCGCTTGACCTGGTCGCGCTCGAGCGCGTCGACCGCACAGGCCACGGCGAGGTAGGTCTTGCCGGTGCCCGCCGGCCCGACGCCGAGCGTCACGTCGTGCGACACGATCTGCTTGAGGTATTCGCGCTGTGCCGGCGTGCGGCCGCGCAGGTCGGCGCGGCGCGTGTAGAGCTTCGGCCCGAGTTCTTCGAGGTTCTCCTCATCGCCCACGCTCGCGGGTTCGTCGAACGGATGATCGGGATCGCCGCGGAACCGCACGTCGATCTCGGCGCCGCCGTTCGGGCCTTTGTTGCCGGGGTGGCGCGCTTCGACGAGCGCTAGCTGAATGTCGTCGACGGACAGCGGCTCGAGTGCGCGGTTGTAGAAGTCTTCGAGGGCGCCTAGCGCGACTTTCGCGCCGCGCCCGCGGATCGCAATCCGATGGCCGCGGCGCTGTAGCGTGACATCGAGAGCCTGCTCGATCTGCCGCAGGTTTTCGTCGAGCGGGCCGCAGAGGTTGGCGAGACGCGCATTGTCTTCGCGCGGTGCGTTGAATTCCAGTGACTGGGCGACTTTCAAGGCGAGGATTCGATCCTTAGCTTAACGGGCTTAATGCGTCGAAGTGGCGATTTCCGGCGTGAGCACGAGTTCGCCGCGCAACGAATGCGGATACCAGTGGACGATCTTCACGTCGATCATCTGGCCGATGAGGCGCGCATGCGACGCGACAGGCGCCGGGAAGTTGACGACGCGGTTGTTCGCAGTGCGTCCGGCGAGCTCGTTCGGGTCTTTGCGCGCGGGGCGTTCGACCAGGATGCGCTGCACCGAGCCGACCATCGATTCGCTGATCTTGTTGACGTTAGCGTCGATCGTCGCTTGCAGATGTTGCAGGCGTTTGAGCTTGACCTCGCGCGGCGTGTCGTCGTGCAGGTTCGCCGCCGGCGTGCCGGGACGCGGGCTGTAGATGAACGAGAAGCTCGTGTCGTAGCTCATCTCGTGCACGAGGGACATCGTCTTGTCGAAGTCTTCGTCCGTTTCGCCGGGGAAGCCGACGATGATGTCCGTCGACAGCGACAGGTCCGGGCGGATCGCGCGCAGTTTGCGGATCACCGACTTGTATTCGAGCACCGTGTAGCCGCGCTTCATCGCCATCAGGATGCGGTCGGAGCCGTGCTGCACGGGCAGATGCAGGTGCGAGACGAGCTTCGGCACCTTCGCGTAGGTATCGATCAGGCGCTGCGTGAATTCCTTCGGGTGCGACGTGGTGTAGCGAATCCGCTCGATGCCGGGAATCTCGGCGACGTATTCGATCAGCGTCGCGAAATCGGCGATCTCGGTTGCGCCGAGCGTCAGCGCGCCACGGTAAGCGTTCACGTTCTGGCCGAGCAGCGTGACTTCGCGCACGCCTTGGTCGGCCAAGCCCGCGATTTCAGTGAGCACGTCGTCGAGCGGGCGCGACACTTCCTCGCCGCGCGTGTACGGCACGACGCAATAGCTGCAGTACTTGCTGCAGCCTTCCATGATCGACACGAACGCGCTCGGGCCTTCCACTCGCGCGGGCGGCAGGTGATCGAACTTCTCGATCTCCGGAAACGAAATATCGACTTGCGCACGGCCGCTCGCGCGGCGCGCATCGATCATCTGCGGCAGGCGGTGCAGCGTCTGCGGGCCGAACACGAGGTCGACGTACGGCGCGCGCGCGACGATCGACGCGCCTTCCTGGCTCGCGACACAGCCGCCCACGCCGATCAGCAGATTCGGATTCGCCTCTTTGAGCTCGCGCACGCGGCCCAAGTCGGAGAACACTTTTTCCTGCGCTTTTTCCCGCACGGAGCAGGTATTGAAGAGGATGACGTCCGCGTCTTCCGGGGAGTCGGTCTTGATGAGCCCTTCGGCAGCGCCGAGCACGTCGACCATCTTGTCGGAGTCGTACTCGTTCATCTGGCAGCCAAAGGTCTTTACATAAACTTTCTTGGTCATGAAGTTCGCCGTTCGCAGTGGTTGACCTGGGGGCGTCCGTCGTCAGTGGGGTTGAAAAGAAAAAGGGCGCAAATGTGCGCTGATCAGCCCTTTATTATAGCCTTTCAGACTTTTCGAGCCTTGGCTGCGCGGCTTCCACGAAAAGCCTGATATCGCCAAGCCGATCCATTCGAGCGTCGATTGTTCGATTTCGTTTGAAAATGATTTAAGTGCCACGCCAATTATCAAAAGCATATGGCTCCGGGAGAATGCGTCCTGTCCAAATCCCGTTCCAAGGGGCCTCACATGCCAATTCCATTGCTGGCGCTCGCGATGAGCGCATTCGCGATCGGCACGACCGAGTTCGTCATCATGGGGATCCTGCCCGATGTCGCGCGTGATCTCGGCGTGACGATTCCGTCCGCCGGGCTGCTCGTCTCCGGCTACGCGCTCGGTGTCACCGTCGGCGCGCCGCTGTTGGCCGTCGTGACGAGCAAGCTGCCGCGCAAGTTCGCGCTGCAAATGCTGATGGTGATCTTCGTGATTGGCAACGTGCTGTGCGCGCTTTCCCCGAACTACACGGTGCTGATGGTGGCGCGCGTCGTCACGTCGTTTGCGCACGGCTCGTTCTTCGGGATCGGGGCAGTCGTCGCCGCCTCGCTCGTGCCGCAGGAGAAGCGCGCCAGCGCGATTGCGATGATGTTCACCGGGCTCACGCTGGCGAACGTGCTCGGCGTGCCGTTCGGGACCTTCATCGGTCAGGAATTCGGCTGGCGCATGACGTTCTGGGTGGTCGCCGCGATCGGCGTGCTGTCGCTTGCAAGCGTCGCGGCGCTGGTTCCGAACCATCATGACGCGGGCCCCGCCGGGCTCGGCCACGAAGTGCGCGTGCTCAAGGAGCCGCAGGTGTGGCTCGCGCTCGCGATGACGGTGCTCGGCTTCGGCGGCGTGTTCATTGTGTTCACCTATGTCACGCCGATTCTCGAGCAGCTGGGCGGCTTCTCGCCGCGCTCGGTGACGCTGATTCTAGTGCTGTTCGGCGCGGGGTTGACGATCGGCAATACGCTCGGCGGCAAGCTCGCGGATCGTGCGCTGATGCCGTCGCTGATGGGCATCCTCGCAGCGCTCGCCGTGGTGATGGTGATCTTCGCGAAGACGAGCCACTCGCCGGTGCTCTCGGCGGTGACCGTGTTCCTGTGGGGGATCGCCGCGTTCGCGACGGTGCCGCCGCTGCAGATGCGCGTCGTCGAAAAGGCGAAGCACGCGCCGAATCTCGCTTCGACGCTGAACATCGGCGCGTTCAACTTCGGCAACGCGGCGGGCGCATGGCTTGGCGGGCTCGTGCTGACGCATGGACATGGGCTCGATACGCTGCCCCTGGTTGCGGCTGCAGTCGCAGTTGCGGCGCTCGTGCTCACGTGGGTCGCGGCGCGGCTCGATGCGCCGGCGGTCAAGCGCGTCGTCGAGCGGGTTTCGTCTTGAAGCGTGCCACTTGCGCGGTGGCGCTGGTTAAAGCCCGCGCCGCCTCCGCACGTGATAACAGTGTGACGATTTCTTCGTTTGAGCGCCGCCCACCCGATGCTAGCCTTGCTTCCATTCGAGTTTGAGCGCCGCGTCGCGGCGACCACGGAGGCAACTGACATGCATTCCCCCTTAGCGCTGGTCCGCGAACCTGCCGAAGAGGCGCAGCTTCGCAGCCGTTTGAACGAACCGTTCGATGCGCTCGAACACGTCGTCGGTGTGAACCTCGCGCGCTTGCGCGCCGAGCGGCAGCTCTCGCTCGATGCGCTCGCGCGGGCATCGGGCGTGTCGCGCGCGATGCTCGCGCAGATCGAATCGGCGCGCAGCATTCCCTCGATCAAGGTGCTGTGCAAGATCGCGCTGGCGTTGAAGGTGTCGGTGGCGGCGTTCTTGCGCCGGCATGCGGTGAACGGCATCGAGCATCTGCCGGCCGAGCGCGCGCGGCGTGTCATCAGTTCGAATGGGCGCTTTTCCGTGCGCGCGCTCTATCCCGACGCCGAGCCTGCCAGCACCGAATTCCACGAGCTGCGGATCGCGCCGCTGCACACCGAAAAGGGCGCGCCGCGCGCGCCGGGCACGACGATCAACCTCGTCGTCAGCGACGGCACACTCGAAGTCAGCTTGCACGACAGGCGGCAATTGCTCGCGACGGGCGATGCGATCGTCTTCGACGCCGACCAGCCGCACACGTTGCGCAACCCGGGCGACACCGAGGCGCGCGCGTACCAAGTGACCGTCAACGCGGAAACGCCGCCGCGCTGGGACATACCGCTTCCGCACGACGGTTCGCGCGATTAGCCGGAGACGGGGTGATCGGTGCAACCGAGATCTTGCGCTTGCTAACGGCGTGACCCGGCCCTAGAGGAAAGCTTTCATTTCAATCTTGTCAGCTCGCTACGCACCGCCCTGCAAGCGGCGCTTAGCTGTTGTATGCTTCGTCCGCCGGTCGAACCGGCAATCAGTGCGTCTTCAGGGCGGGGCGAAATTCCCCACCGGCGGTATGCCGGCGTAAAGCCGGCGAGCCCGCGAGCGCCCGCACTTTTATGGCGCGACATCGTCGCGTCGCCAAGAGAGCGGGGTCAGCAGATCTGGTGCGATGCCAGGGCCGACGGTCA comes from Trinickia violacea and encodes:
- a CDS encoding PhoH family protein; the protein is MKVAQSLEFNAPREDNARLANLCGPLDENLRQIEQALDVTLQRRGHRIAIRGRGAKVALGALEDFYNRALEPLSVDDIQLALVEARHPGNKGPNGGAEIDVRFRGDPDHPFDEPASVGDEENLEELGPKLYTRRADLRGRTPAQREYLKQIVSHDVTLGVGPAGTGKTYLAVACAVDALERDQVKRIVLTRPAVEAGERLGFLPGDLAQKVDPYLRPLYDALYDLLGFDKTAKMFERQMIEIAPLAYMRGRTLNHAFIILDEAQNTTPEQMKMFLTRIGFGSKAVVTGDTTQIDLPRGHKSGLIEAQQVLANVRGIALTRFTSADVVRHPLVARIVEAYDAHSHKDDHHQPDGR
- the miaB gene encoding tRNA (N6-isopentenyl adenosine(37)-C2)-methylthiotransferase MiaB, encoding MTKKVYVKTFGCQMNEYDSDKMVDVLGAAEGLIKTDSPEDADVILFNTCSVREKAQEKVFSDLGRVRELKEANPNLLIGVGGCVASQEGASIVARAPYVDLVFGPQTLHRLPQMIDARRASGRAQVDISFPEIEKFDHLPPARVEGPSAFVSIMEGCSKYCSYCVVPYTRGEEVSRPLDDVLTEIAGLADQGVREVTLLGQNVNAYRGALTLGATEIADFATLIEYVAEIPGIERIRYTTSHPKEFTQRLIDTYAKVPKLVSHLHLPVQHGSDRILMAMKRGYTVLEYKSVIRKLRAIRPDLSLSTDIIVGFPGETDEDFDKTMSLVHEMSYDTSFSFIYSPRPGTPAANLHDDTPREVKLKRLQHLQATIDANVNKISESMVGSVQRILVERPARKDPNELAGRTANNRVVNFPAPVASHARLIGQMIDVKIVHWYPHSLRGELVLTPEIATSTH
- a CDS encoding MFS transporter translates to MPIPLLALAMSAFAIGTTEFVIMGILPDVARDLGVTIPSAGLLVSGYALGVTVGAPLLAVVTSKLPRKFALQMLMVIFVIGNVLCALSPNYTVLMVARVVTSFAHGSFFGIGAVVAASLVPQEKRASAIAMMFTGLTLANVLGVPFGTFIGQEFGWRMTFWVVAAIGVLSLASVAALVPNHHDAGPAGLGHEVRVLKEPQVWLALAMTVLGFGGVFIVFTYVTPILEQLGGFSPRSVTLILVLFGAGLTIGNTLGGKLADRALMPSLMGILAALAVVMVIFAKTSHSPVLSAVTVFLWGIAAFATVPPLQMRVVEKAKHAPNLASTLNIGAFNFGNAAGAWLGGLVLTHGHGLDTLPLVAAAVAVAALVLTWVAARLDAPAVKRVVERVSS
- a CDS encoding helix-turn-helix domain-containing protein, with the translated sequence MHSPLALVREPAEEAQLRSRLNEPFDALEHVVGVNLARLRAERQLSLDALARASGVSRAMLAQIESARSIPSIKVLCKIALALKVSVAAFLRRHAVNGIEHLPAERARRVISSNGRFSVRALYPDAEPASTEFHELRIAPLHTEKGAPRAPGTTINLVVSDGTLEVSLHDRRQLLATGDAIVFDADQPHTLRNPGDTEARAYQVTVNAETPPRWDIPLPHDGSRD